The following coding sequences are from one Triticum dicoccoides isolate Atlit2015 ecotype Zavitan chromosome 4A, WEW_v2.0, whole genome shotgun sequence window:
- the LOC119287615 gene encoding 50S ribosomal protein L18, chloroplastic-like, translating to MLASPALAGATHSFPAFVSGSRGVHLPSASAPSHSPARRAALVVLAKAKVSTPNADRIARHDRLRKKVSGTTERPRLSVFRSNKHLYAQVIDDTKSCTLASASTMHKALSKELEYSAGPTTEVAQKIGEVIAKSCLEKGITKVVFDRGGFLYHGRIKALADAARENGLEF from the exons ATGCTAGCCTCGCCGGCGCTCGCCGGCGCCACCCACTCCTTCCCGGCCTTCGTGTCGGGCAGCCGCGGCGTCCACCTCCCGTCCGCCTCCGCGCCCTCGCACTCGCCGGCGCGGCGGGCCGCCCTGGTCGTCCTCGCCAAGGCCAAGGTGTCCACGCCCAATGCCGACCGCATCGCCCGCCACGACCGTCTCCGCAAGAAG GTGAGTGGCACCACAGAGAGGCCAAGACTGAGCGTTTTCCGCTCAAACAAGCATTTGTATGCTCAGGTGATCGACGATACAAAGTCATGCACTCTGGCTTCTGCCTCAACAATGCACAAAGCTCTTTCAAAGGAGCTTGAGTACTCTGCTGGGCCAACAACT GAAGTGGCACAAAAGATTGGTGAAGTGATAGCCAAGTCCTGCTTGGAGAAAGGAATCACCAAAGTGGTCTTTGACCGAGGGGGTTTCCTCTACCATGGCCGCATCAAAGCTCTAGCCGATGCTGCTAGAGAGAATGGGCTTGAGTTCTGA
- the LOC119287616 gene encoding serine/arginine repetitive matrix protein 2-like has product MYNGIGLQSARGSGTNGHVQTNKFFIQPRTGGPPPKAPLHSHDDGAGGMRKPNKEILEHDRRRQVELRLVELRDALEEQGYTEAEIEERLEEARKQAELEAAGGGAAGAAPRPGEGFTGTQSHHVAARKEKKLEAMRAALGLDDEVGQKKSSQVDSDPESGELVSGKAGF; this is encoded by the exons ATGTACAACGGCATCGGGCTGCAGAGCGCGCGCGGGTCCGGCACGAATGGGCACGTCCAGACGAACAAGTTCTTCATCCAGCCCCGGACCGGCGGCCCGCCGCCCAAAGCGCCGCTCCACAGCCACGACGACGGCGCCGGTGGGATGCGGAAGCCGAACAAGGAGATCCTGGAGCACGACCGGAGGCGGCAGGTGGAGCTGCGGCTGGTCGAGCTGAGGGACGCCCTCGAGGAGCAGGGCTACACGGAAGCCGAGATCGAGGAGCGCCTCGAGGAGGCGCGCAAGCAAGCCGAACTGGaggctgccggcggcggcgccgcgggTGCAGCACCGCGTCCAGGCGAAGG GTTCACGGGCACGCAGAGCCACCATGTCGCAGCACGCAAGGAGAAGAAGCTCGAGGCGATGAGGGCTGCTCTTGGGCTAGATGATGAGGTTGGACAGAAGAAGAGTTCTCAAGTAGACAGTGATCCGGAGTCTGGGGAGCTTGTATCTGGGAAGGCTGGATTCTGA